A genomic region of Chryseobacterium sp. KACC 21268 contains the following coding sequences:
- a CDS encoding porin family protein — MKKILFASLVLSSFLSQAQIDFRSTEFGVVAGGTYSRVRNAHNPSGPRFSVLGGVTAQVPVGSSEQFYIQAEALYFGAGEGGDREYEKAKGWDHAVYANNYLSVPFNFKAYFSEAESEFYGLIGPRFNFLISQKVKNYPEGRDYYDPNIINPEYPDINGKANSFNIGVGAGVGYSYKRQLEIAIKYDIGLSNAYPNLVESWTLDPNTQKKKSEQVLSLGLTYFFK, encoded by the coding sequence ATGAAAAAAATACTTTTTGCATCTCTAGTTTTGTCTTCCTTTCTATCACAGGCACAGATTGATTTCAGATCAACTGAATTTGGTGTTGTAGCGGGAGGAACATATTCCAGAGTTCGAAATGCTCATAATCCTTCAGGACCTAGGTTTTCTGTTTTGGGAGGTGTAACTGCACAAGTTCCAGTCGGCTCCAGCGAGCAGTTTTACATCCAGGCAGAAGCTCTGTACTTCGGAGCTGGTGAAGGCGGGGATAGAGAATATGAAAAGGCTAAAGGCTGGGATCACGCTGTGTATGCCAACAATTATTTGAGTGTTCCTTTTAATTTTAAAGCGTATTTTTCTGAAGCAGAATCTGAATTTTATGGATTGATTGGTCCTAGATTCAATTTTTTAATCAGTCAGAAGGTTAAAAATTATCCCGAGGGAAGAGATTATTACGATCCAAATATTATAAACCCAGAGTATCCAGATATTAATGGAAAAGCTAATTCTTTTAATATCGGAGTGGGAGCGGGCGTAGGTTACAGCTACAAACGACAGTTAGAGATTGCGATAAAATATGATATTGGTCTTTCCAATGCATATCCTAATCTTGTAGAATCCTGGACGCTGGATCCTAATACACAAAAGAAAAAATCAGAACAAGTTTTAAGTTTAGGACTTACTTACTTCTTTAAATAA
- the sucD gene encoding succinate--CoA ligase subunit alpha — MSVLVNKDSKVIVQGFTGNEGTFHAGQMIDYGTNVVGGVTPGKGGSEHLGKPVFNSVAEAVEKAGANVSIIFVPPAFAADAVMEAAEAGIKVIVCITEGIPVADMVKVKDYIQDRDVRLIGPNCPGIITSDEAKIGIMPGFVFKKGKVGIVSKSGTLTYEAADQVVKAGFGVSTAIGIGGDPIIGTTTKEALELFINDPETEAVVMIGEIGGSLEAEAARWYKASGSTKPVVGFIAGQTAPKGRTMGHAGAIVGGDDDTAQAKMAIMAENGIHVVDSPAEIGVTVAKVLA; from the coding sequence ATGTCAGTATTAGTAAACAAAGATTCTAAAGTTATCGTACAAGGATTTACAGGTAACGAAGGTACTTTCCACGCAGGTCAAATGATCGATTACGGAACCAACGTTGTTGGTGGTGTAACTCCAGGAAAAGGAGGTTCTGAGCACCTTGGTAAGCCAGTTTTCAATTCTGTGGCAGAAGCTGTGGAGAAAGCAGGAGCTAATGTGAGTATTATTTTCGTTCCGCCTGCATTTGCTGCAGATGCTGTAATGGAAGCTGCTGAGGCAGGTATCAAAGTTATTGTATGTATCACAGAAGGGATTCCTGTTGCTGATATGGTAAAAGTTAAGGATTATATCCAAGACAGAGATGTTCGTTTGATCGGTCCAAACTGTCCTGGTATCATCACTTCAGACGAAGCGAAAATCGGAATTATGCCAGGTTTCGTTTTCAAAAAAGGAAAAGTTGGGATTGTTTCAAAATCTGGAACTTTAACTTACGAAGCTGCAGATCAAGTGGTGAAAGCTGGTTTCGGCGTTTCTACAGCGATCGGAATCGGTGGAGATCCAATCATTGGAACGACTACAAAAGAAGCTTTGGAATTGTTCATCAACGATCCAGAAACGGAAGCGGTTGTAATGATCGGTGAGATCGGTGGATCTTTGGAAGCTGAAGCTGCAAGATGGTACAAAGCGAGTGGTTCTACAAAACCAGTTGTAGGTTTCATCGCTGGACAAACAGCTCCAAAAGGAAGAACAATGGGTCACGCAGGTGCAATTGTAGGTGGTGATGATGATACGGCACAAGCGAAAATGGCAATCATGGCAGAAAACGGAATTCACGTCGTAGATTCTCCAGCAGAAATTGGAGTAACTGTAGCGAAAGTTTTAGCATAA
- a CDS encoding LpxD N-terminal domain-containing protein, which translates to MTFNQPQQLKTIADIINAKYIGPEDFPVLGTNEIHMVKAGEIVFVNHPKYYDKALNSAATIILIDKEVECPVGKALLVSDDPFRDFNKINTHFTRISNFREELHDLEVGDGTFIHPSVVIGNDVKIGKNCHIFPNVVIGDRTVIGDNVIIQANTVLGGDAFYYRKLNGNFDRLISVGNVIIENNVEIGNGCTIDRGVTDPTIIGEGSILDNQIQIGHDTIIGKRCLIASQTGIAGCCIIEDEVTIWGQVGMASGVRIEKGTVLLAKCGVNRDLKKGTYFGPIAEEFRDYLRKEVKLKNLK; encoded by the coding sequence ATGACATTCAATCAGCCACAACAACTCAAGACCATTGCTGATATCATCAATGCAAAATACATCGGCCCAGAAGATTTCCCAGTCTTAGGAACCAACGAAATTCATATGGTAAAAGCCGGAGAAATTGTCTTCGTCAACCATCCAAAATATTACGACAAAGCGCTCAATTCTGCCGCCACGATCATTCTAATAGACAAAGAAGTAGAATGCCCGGTCGGAAAAGCACTTTTGGTCTCCGATGATCCTTTCAGGGATTTTAATAAGATCAATACACATTTCACAAGGATCTCAAACTTCAGAGAAGAACTTCACGACCTGGAAGTGGGAGACGGAACGTTCATTCACCCTTCAGTCGTCATTGGAAACGATGTGAAAATAGGAAAGAACTGCCACATTTTCCCGAATGTTGTGATTGGCGATAGAACCGTTATTGGTGATAATGTGATCATCCAGGCCAACACAGTTTTAGGGGGTGACGCATTTTATTACAGAAAACTCAACGGAAATTTTGATAGACTGATCTCTGTCGGAAACGTCATCATCGAAAATAATGTAGAGATCGGAAACGGTTGCACCATCGATCGAGGCGTAACGGATCCAACGATTATTGGAGAAGGCAGTATTTTGGACAATCAGATCCAAATTGGTCACGACACGATCATTGGTAAAAGATGTCTTATCGCTTCTCAAACCGGAATTGCAGGCTGCTGCATCATCGAGGATGAAGTGACGATCTGGGGACAAGTGGGAATGGCCTCTGGTGTAAGAATCGAAAAAGGAACTGTTCTACTAGCAAAATGTGGTGTGAACAGAGATTTGAAAAAAGGAACTTACTTTGGCCCAATTGCCGAAGAATTCCGAGATTATCTCAGAAAAGAGGTTAAACTCAAAAATCTGAAGTAA
- the efp gene encoding elongation factor P, which translates to MATSNDIRKGLCIEFSNDIFKVIEFLHVKPGKGPAFVRTKLKSVTNGKVLDNTFSAGHKIDEVKVITRKFQYLYDDENGFHFMNNEDFSQLYLNKEMIENSNLMKAGEEVTIILKEADETPLSAELPQSVYLEVVEADPGVKGNTATNALKNAIVETGARVMVPLFIEPGDKIKISTEDGSYLERVK; encoded by the coding sequence ATGGCAACAAGCAACGATATAAGAAAAGGACTTTGCATCGAATTCAGCAATGATATTTTCAAAGTGATCGAGTTTCTACACGTAAAACCAGGAAAAGGTCCTGCTTTCGTAAGAACGAAATTGAAATCTGTAACCAACGGAAAAGTATTGGACAACACTTTCTCCGCAGGTCATAAGATCGACGAAGTAAAAGTGATCACAAGAAAATTCCAGTATCTGTATGATGATGAGAATGGATTCCACTTTATGAACAACGAGGATTTTTCTCAGCTTTATCTTAACAAAGAAATGATTGAAAACTCTAATCTTATGAAAGCTGGAGAAGAGGTGACAATTATCCTGAAAGAAGCAGACGAAACTCCACTTTCTGCAGAACTTCCACAATCCGTTTATCTGGAAGTGGTAGAAGCAGATCCGGGCGTGAAAGGAAACACAGCGACCAACGCACTGAAAAATGCGATCGTAGAAACAGGCGCAAGAGTAATGGTTCCATTATTCATCGAGCCAGGCGACAAGATCAAGATCAGTACAGAGGACGGTTCGTACCTTGAAAGAGTAAAATAA
- the lpxA gene encoding acyl-ACP--UDP-N-acetylglucosamine O-acyltransferase, giving the protein MIHQLTAVDPRAKIGKNVTIEPFTTIGANVTVGSDTWIGPNVTIMENVKIGKNCKIFPGTVIGAVPQDLKFEGEDTQVIIGDGTTLRECVTINRGTKALGYTKIGNNCLIMATSHVAHDCIVGDNVIIANGCGIAGHVEIGDFVVMGGLSAVQQFGKIGKHVMISGGSLIRKDIPPYVKVAREPISYAGINSVGLRRRGFTNDKIFEIQKIYRAIFQMKMNTTQAIEFIEKEMLPTVERDEIIQFIQNSPRGIVKGYGSNKE; this is encoded by the coding sequence ATGATTCATCAGCTTACAGCAGTAGATCCTCGAGCAAAAATCGGTAAGAATGTTACGATAGAACCTTTTACAACTATAGGTGCGAACGTAACAGTCGGTTCTGACACTTGGATTGGTCCCAATGTGACCATCATGGAAAATGTAAAAATTGGTAAAAATTGTAAGATTTTTCCAGGAACAGTAATTGGTGCCGTTCCACAAGATCTTAAATTTGAAGGCGAAGATACTCAGGTAATTATCGGAGACGGAACCACGTTAAGAGAATGTGTGACAATCAACAGAGGAACAAAAGCTTTAGGATATACAAAAATTGGAAACAATTGTCTGATCATGGCAACTTCCCACGTAGCGCACGATTGCATCGTAGGTGACAATGTCATCATTGCAAACGGTTGTGGAATTGCAGGACACGTTGAGATCGGAGATTTTGTGGTAATGGGCGGACTGTCTGCCGTACAACAATTTGGAAAGATCGGAAAACACGTAATGATCTCTGGAGGCTCATTGATCAGAAAAGATATTCCACCTTACGTAAAAGTAGCAAGAGAACCAATTTCTTACGCCGGAATCAATTCTGTAGGATTGAGAAGAAGAGGTTTTACGAATGACAAGATCTTCGAGATCCAAAAGATCTACAGAGCCATCTTCCAAATGAAAATGAATACAACCCAAGCAATTGAATTCATCGAAAAAGAAATGCTTCCAACAGTGGAAAGAGATGAGATCATCCAATTCATCCAAAACTCTCCAAGAGGTATTGTAAAAGGTTACGGATCCAATAAAGAATAA
- a CDS encoding bifunctional UDP-3-O-[3-hydroxymyristoyl] N-acetylglucosamine deacetylase/3-hydroxyacyl-ACP dehydratase: MSDKQKTIREEIKLSGIGLHTGREVNLTIKPAKENTGFVFVRTDLEGHPQVEADVNYVTTTERGTTLEKLGVKIHTCEHLLAALVGMDIDNAFLEMNSAEPPILDGSSKYFVEAIEKAGVKEQDLAREYLVVKEVMNYIDPSTGSEITVIPADDYEITTMVDFGTKVLGTQNASMKNLSEFKDEIAPARTFSFLHELEQLLDANLIKGGDISNAIVYVDKELTPETTEKLKLAFGKDEVSIRPNGILDNLTLNFPNEAARHKLLDVIGDLALVGVRIKGRVIANKPGHFVNTQFAKKLNRQYKLQKRKNVPDFDLKAEPIFDINGIMKLLPHRPPFLLVDKILQLSETHVVGLKNVSMNEPFFVGHFPKEPVMPGVLQIEAMAQVGGILVLANVPDPENYSTYFVKMDNVKFKKKVVPGDQLIFKIELIEPIRRGIVHMQGYGYVGDSVVVEAELMAQVAKTKN, encoded by the coding sequence ATGAGTGATAAACAAAAAACAATCAGAGAAGAGATCAAACTTTCGGGTATCGGTCTTCACACAGGTAGAGAAGTTAATCTTACTATCAAACCGGCTAAGGAAAACACCGGATTTGTTTTCGTAAGAACAGATCTAGAAGGTCATCCTCAGGTAGAGGCTGACGTCAATTATGTAACCACTACAGAAAGAGGAACCACTCTGGAAAAGTTAGGGGTCAAAATCCACACTTGCGAGCATCTTTTGGCTGCTTTGGTCGGGATGGATATTGATAATGCCTTCCTTGAAATGAATAGTGCAGAGCCACCGATCTTGGATGGATCTTCCAAATATTTTGTAGAAGCTATCGAGAAGGCTGGCGTTAAGGAACAAGATCTTGCAAGAGAATATCTTGTGGTGAAGGAAGTGATGAACTACATCGATCCTTCAACAGGTTCCGAGATCACAGTCATTCCTGCAGACGATTACGAGATTACAACTATGGTAGATTTTGGAACCAAAGTTCTTGGAACCCAAAATGCCAGTATGAAAAATCTTTCCGAGTTTAAGGACGAGATTGCACCAGCGAGAACATTCAGTTTCTTGCACGAGTTGGAGCAACTTTTGGATGCGAATCTTATCAAAGGTGGCGATATCAGCAATGCTATCGTTTATGTTGATAAAGAGTTGACGCCGGAAACCACAGAAAAACTGAAATTAGCTTTCGGTAAAGACGAAGTTTCTATCCGTCCAAACGGAATCCTCGACAATCTTACCCTTAACTTCCCAAATGAAGCCGCCCGTCACAAACTATTGGATGTGATCGGAGATCTGGCTTTGGTTGGCGTAAGGATCAAAGGTAGAGTGATTGCCAACAAACCTGGACACTTTGTAAATACGCAGTTCGCAAAAAAACTAAACAGACAATACAAATTGCAAAAAAGAAAAAATGTTCCTGATTTTGATCTCAAAGCAGAACCTATTTTTGACATCAATGGCATTATGAAATTATTGCCTCACAGACCACCGTTTCTTCTAGTTGATAAGATCTTACAATTGTCAGAGACCCACGTGGTTGGACTGAAGAATGTTTCTATGAACGAGCCATTTTTCGTAGGTCACTTCCCGAAAGAACCAGTAATGCCAGGTGTTTTGCAAATCGAGGCGATGGCTCAGGTTGGTGGGATTTTGGTTTTGGCAAATGTTCCAGATCCGGAAAATTACTCCACTTACTTTGTGAAGATGGACAATGTGAAATTTAAGAAAAAAGTAGTTCCAGGAGATCAACTGATATTCAAAATTGAATTGATAGAACCGATCAGAAGAGGAATCGTACATATGCAGGGTTACGGTTATGTGGGAGACAGCGTAGTTGTAGAAGCTGAGTTGATGGCCCAAGTTGCAAAAACAAAAAATTAA
- the lpxD gene encoding UDP-3-O-(3-hydroxymyristoyl)glucosamine N-acyltransferase, which produces MEFTAQQIANFINGKIIGNPETVITGVSPIENGEKGHLSFIGQSRFLEFLENTECAVLIVSESLIVENKDYKPAIIAVEDAYLSFQVLMNLYQEMQGRRTGIEPGSFFHETAKVGEDVYIGAFTYVSEKADIGDGTQIFPHVYVGKGVKIGKNCKIDSGARIYDYCIVGDNCVIHSNTVVGGDGFGFQPTAEGFKKIPQLGNVIIEDDVEIGSNCSIDRATIGSTVIGKGTKIDNLIQIAHNVKIGQNNVIAAQAGIAGSTIIGDWNQIGGQVGIVGHIKIGNQVKIQAQSGVNHAAKDGETLYGSPAINYSDYRRNYVHFRNFTDIVKRINDLENKKSE; this is translated from the coding sequence ATGGAATTTACTGCGCAACAAATTGCAAATTTTATAAACGGGAAAATCATCGGAAATCCCGAAACGGTCATCACAGGCGTTTCTCCTATTGAGAATGGAGAGAAGGGACATTTGTCTTTTATTGGACAATCCAGATTTTTAGAATTTTTGGAGAATACAGAATGCGCAGTTCTAATTGTTTCAGAAAGCTTAATAGTAGAAAATAAAGATTACAAACCAGCAATTATTGCTGTAGAAGATGCCTATTTGTCTTTCCAGGTCTTGATGAATCTTTACCAGGAAATGCAGGGCAGAAGAACAGGGATTGAGCCTGGCTCTTTCTTTCACGAGACTGCAAAAGTAGGAGAGGATGTTTACATTGGTGCATTCACTTACGTTTCGGAAAAAGCAGATATTGGTGACGGAACACAAATTTTCCCTCACGTTTACGTCGGCAAAGGCGTGAAGATCGGAAAAAACTGTAAAATTGACAGTGGTGCAAGAATCTATGATTATTGTATCGTGGGTGATAATTGTGTCATCCATTCCAATACCGTTGTTGGTGGCGATGGATTTGGTTTCCAGCCAACTGCTGAAGGTTTCAAGAAAATTCCACAGCTAGGAAATGTTATCATTGAAGATGATGTTGAGATTGGTTCCAATTGCAGTATCGACCGTGCAACCATCGGTTCAACGGTTATCGGCAAAGGAACTAAAATCGATAATTTGATTCAAATAGCCCATAATGTGAAAATCGGTCAAAACAATGTAATAGCAGCTCAAGCTGGGATTGCAGGTTCTACTATTATTGGAGACTGGAATCAGATTGGAGGTCAAGTTGGAATCGTTGGTCATATCAAAATTGGCAATCAAGTCAAGATCCAAGCACAAAGTGGGGTAAACCACGCAGCTAAAGATGGTGAGACACTTTATGGTTCGCCAGCGATCAATTACAGCGATTACAGAAGAAATTACGTACATTTCCGTAATTTTACCGACATAGTCAAGAGAATAAACGATTTAGAAAATAAAAAATCAGAGTAA
- a CDS encoding HD domain-containing protein has protein sequence MQNKLKIINDPVHGFIKIPHEILFDVIEHPYFQRLRRISQTGLLSLIFPGAKHTRFHHALGAMNLMFKALETLKLKGIKISKEEEEAAMLAILMHDIGHGPFSHALENRLMDDWHHEKISILLMTRLNEEFDGKLDLAIEMFQGKYHRMFFNQLISSQLDVDRMDYLKRDSFYTGVSEGDVNVERIISMMNVSNEKLVIDAKGIYSIENYLTARMFMYWQVYYHKTAALAEHVLVQILNRAKYLVSQNLELDAPSNLKYFLIKNKFDEATEEDIRRFTMLDDMDVFQAIKEWTENPDFILAKLCKVVIYRDFPKSIISSKPFSQEFIQEKIDKTNQYFNINNAEELVGQISRMLLPYDTERQPIYLMNKVGETFKLEESENQILFGCMENATKKYIVYFPREIL, from the coding sequence GTGCAGAATAAACTCAAAATCATCAACGACCCCGTTCACGGCTTTATCAAAATTCCACACGAGATTCTGTTTGACGTCATAGAACATCCTTATTTTCAAAGACTAAGACGCATTTCGCAAACCGGCTTGCTTTCACTGATTTTTCCCGGCGCAAAACATACCAGATTTCACCACGCTTTGGGTGCGATGAATCTGATGTTCAAAGCATTGGAAACTTTGAAGTTGAAAGGAATCAAAATTTCAAAAGAGGAAGAAGAAGCCGCAATGTTGGCGATTTTGATGCACGATATTGGTCACGGTCCGTTTTCCCACGCGTTGGAAAACAGGTTGATGGACGATTGGCACCACGAGAAAATTTCAATTTTGTTGATGACCAGATTGAATGAAGAGTTTGATGGAAAATTAGATTTAGCGATTGAAATGTTCCAAGGAAAATACCACAGAATGTTTTTCAACCAATTGATTTCCTCGCAGTTGGATGTGGATAGAATGGATTATTTGAAGCGTGACAGTTTCTACACAGGCGTTTCGGAAGGCGACGTGAATGTTGAAAGAATCATTTCAATGATGAACGTGAGCAACGAAAAATTGGTCATTGATGCAAAAGGAATTTATTCCATAGAAAATTATTTGACCGCCAGAATGTTTATGTATTGGCAGGTTTATTACCACAAAACGGCAGCGCTGGCAGAACACGTTTTGGTTCAGATTCTTAACAGAGCGAAATATTTGGTTTCGCAAAATTTGGAATTGGATGCGCCATCCAACCTGAAATATTTTTTGATTAAAAATAAATTTGATGAAGCCACGGAAGAAGACATCAGAAGATTCACAATGCTCGATGATATGGATGTTTTCCAGGCGATAAAAGAATGGACAGAGAATCCTGATTTTATTTTAGCTAAGCTTTGCAAAGTGGTAATTTATAGAGATTTTCCGAAAAGTATCATTTCATCAAAACCATTTTCTCAAGAATTTATTCAAGAAAAAATTGACAAGACCAATCAATATTTTAATATTAATAATGCAGAAGAATTGGTTGGCCAGATTTCCAGAATGCTCTTGCCGTATGATACTGAAAGACAGCCAATTTATCTGATGAATAAAGTTGGTGAAACGTTCAAATTGGAAGAATCGGAAAATCAGATTTTGTTTGGCTGTATGGAAAATGCGACCAAGAAATACATTGTTTATTTCCCAAGAGAGATTTTATAG
- a CDS encoding diacylglycerol kinase family protein, whose protein sequence is MNVAFIINPFSAKKNYQPFLDELSKKVENPLFLVSKSLEHTDAFIDEHWNDVDVFVAVGGDGTISTVAKKLINSEKILAVFPAGSGNGFSNETNFSKNISLLLDKIKNEKFREIDTFTVNEHFSINVSGTGFDGKVVKEFEKTNRGFKNYIKVSIETFFSYKPITIRFFDSKFQSYNGTYLMVNVANTRQFGNNAYIAPMASKIDGLVDLVLVKKFPLYYSPFFAYRMFTKRLKDDDYVSYLPVSEVEFEVNTKNWHIDGEFKKIKSPIHIKVLPKSLRILV, encoded by the coding sequence ATGAACGTAGCCTTCATCATCAACCCATTTTCCGCAAAGAAAAACTACCAACCTTTTTTGGACGAGCTTTCAAAAAAAGTGGAAAATCCTCTGTTTCTGGTTTCAAAATCCCTGGAACATACAGATGCTTTCATTGATGAACATTGGAATGATGTTGACGTTTTTGTGGCTGTTGGTGGCGATGGAACCATTTCTACAGTGGCGAAGAAGCTCATTAATTCAGAAAAAATTCTGGCAGTTTTCCCTGCTGGTTCAGGAAACGGATTTTCCAACGAAACGAATTTTAGCAAAAATATCTCCTTATTATTAGATAAGATTAAAAATGAGAAATTCCGTGAAATCGATACGTTTACGGTGAACGAACATTTCTCCATCAACGTTTCAGGAACTGGTTTTGATGGAAAAGTCGTGAAGGAATTTGAAAAGACCAATCGCGGTTTCAAAAATTACATCAAAGTTTCCATCGAGACATTTTTCAGTTACAAACCAATAACGATTAGGTTTTTCGATTCCAAATTTCAATCCTATAACGGAACTTACTTAATGGTAAATGTCGCCAACACACGACAGTTCGGGAACAACGCTTACATCGCGCCAATGGCGAGCAAAATTGATGGTTTGGTGGATTTGGTTTTAGTCAAAAAGTTTCCGCTTTACTATTCGCCGTTTTTTGCCTATCGGATGTTCACAAAACGTTTAAAAGACGACGATTACGTTTCCTATCTTCCCGTGTCAGAAGTGGAATTTGAAGTCAACACCAAAAATTGGCACATCGATGGCGAATTCAAAAAGATAAAATCCCCGATTCATATTAAAGTATTGCCGAAGAGTTTGAGGATTTTGGTTTGA
- a CDS encoding DUF6526 family protein, which yields MSNQNLKNYRKFYPLHHFVVYPAGLVLLVFSLYRLWKNINVNEEFVWIWAAISFASVLIILISYMLRQHYAVGLQDRIIINEFKLRYFTLTGTRLESLPYQFSDSQVFALRFSEEEDLIELMSKASENDWSASKIKENIRNWKADNRRI from the coding sequence ATGAGCAACCAAAATCTTAAGAATTATCGCAAGTTTTATCCATTGCATCATTTTGTGGTTTATCCGGCCGGTTTAGTTTTACTCGTTTTTTCACTTTACAGATTGTGGAAAAACATCAATGTCAACGAAGAGTTTGTATGGATTTGGGCTGCGATTTCTTTCGCTTCAGTTTTGATAATTTTAATATCCTATATGTTGAGACAACATTACGCGGTTGGACTTCAGGACAGAATTATCATTAATGAATTCAAACTTCGCTATTTCACTTTGACAGGCACGAGACTTGAAAGTTTACCATATCAATTTTCCGATTCTCAAGTTTTCGCACTCAGATTTTCAGAAGAAGAAGATTTGATTGAGTTAATGAGCAAAGCAAGCGAAAACGATTGGTCCGCTTCCAAAATCAAAGAAAATATTAGAAACTGGAAAGCCGACAACAGAAGGATTTAA
- a CDS encoding RsiV family protein: MKNLIAILSFGVLLSSCNKTENTKVSSTKSDSIETKKEFAIDSLRVQDSVQIAKTLTLSFEKQILLFPDITNKTLLDSIYKPANITSPEYSKQALSAVLEKLKAASLKKDESQDYMPEFKQTWEEMSAMKLISNQDDVLTLQYAGNGYSGGAHGYYFESYKAFDLKNYKVISQNDIFKNPTDVNWNKILQNHFDEPEQKEMLLVDKIELNNNFFFDQNKITFVYNQYEITAYAAGVVYITLNFKDIKDQLKPEFIQQYKIK; the protein is encoded by the coding sequence ATGAAAAACTTAATCGCAATTTTATCTTTCGGCGTTTTACTTTCGTCCTGCAATAAAACAGAAAACACAAAAGTTTCCAGCACGAAATCCGATAGCATAGAAACCAAAAAAGAATTCGCCATCGATTCCTTGAGAGTTCAGGATTCTGTGCAGATTGCAAAAACACTGACTTTATCCTTCGAAAAACAAATTTTATTATTCCCAGATATTACCAACAAAACACTTCTCGACAGTATCTACAAACCTGCCAATATCACTTCTCCAGAGTATTCTAAGCAAGCTTTGTCAGCCGTACTTGAGAAACTAAAAGCAGCATCTTTGAAAAAAGATGAATCGCAGGATTATATGCCAGAGTTCAAGCAAACCTGGGAAGAAATGTCTGCAATGAAACTGATTTCTAACCAAGACGATGTGTTGACTTTGCAATACGCAGGAAACGGCTATTCTGGCGGCGCACACGGCTATTATTTCGAAAGTTACAAAGCTTTTGATTTGAAAAATTACAAAGTGATTTCACAAAACGATATTTTCAAAAATCCTACTGATGTCAATTGGAACAAGATTCTTCAAAATCATTTTGATGAGCCAGAGCAAAAAGAGATGTTGTTGGTAGATAAAATTGAACTGAATAATAACTTCTTTTTTGACCAGAATAAAATCACATTCGTTTACAATCAGTACGAAATCACAGCTTATGCGGCTGGCGTGGTTTACATCACTTTAAATTTCAAAGACATCAAGGACCAACTGAAACCAGAATTCATCCAACAATATAAAATCAAATAA